The Psychrobacter sp. 28M-43 genome segment GGTATATGGCGCTCTACTGATTGCGGTCGTTGCTCATAATCCACTAAGCGGTGCTGCGTTGATGTTTGTCTTTGGTCTAGGAACCATACCGATGTTGGTTGCGACGCACGAAACGGTCGGTTGGCTACGTGATAAGATCGGACGTTTTCGCTTAAGACAGTTAAACGGTGCGGTTATGGTAATATCAGGTTTGGCAGTAGCGGTCGTGCCGATGGTCATGGCAAATATGCATGGCAGCCATGGTGAGATGAATCATGGTAGCCACACTGCTATGATGTCTGATATGGGCTCTCATGATATGAGCCAAATGAATCATGATATGGATATGGCAGCAGACATGGATCATAACATGCAAAATATGGACAACCATATGGACCATAGCATGCATGACACGAGTGATGAATCAATGGACATGAATCACCATGAGCATACTGAGATGATGGAACACGCTCAATAAAATCATCTAAACAGATACTATTAACACTTAGCATATAAAAAAGCCCTCAATACCATTTTCGATATTGAGGGCTTTTGCTTGTTGAATAATGCTCAGTTTATAGCAATTATTCCTGCCATTGCTCAAGCGTAAACTTGGTTTCTAAATGCTTCTCTAATGCCGGTATATTAAAGGCATCATCCTCACTCACAAAGCTGATGCTAATACCTGTCTGTCCTGCACGGCCCGTACGACCGATACGGTGTACATAATCATCTGGCTGGTCAGGCAAAGTGAAGTTGACCACATGACTGATATCATCGACATGGATACCGCGCCCTGCTACATCTGTCGCCACCAAAATAGATGCATGACCATCTTTGAAACGCTGTAAGTATTTCTCACGTTTTTGCTGAATGACATCACCTGAGAGCATCACAATATTATGCGCTTGACGCAGTTTGTGATATAGACGCTTTACTTGGTCTTTACGGTTGGCAAAGACGATGACCTTTTCTACTGCTTCATCACTGATAATACGCTGTAGGGCGTCTAGCTTTTGATCTTCTGTCAGCAAATAAAAATGCTGATCTACTAACTCGCTGGTCTTGTGTTCAGGCTCAATTTCAACAAACTGAGGCTCATGTAACCAACGGTAGGCCAAATTCATAACATCTTGGTTAAAGGTTGCAGAAAACAGTAAGCTTTGACGATCCGTATTGGCAGGCATTCGACCAACTAGGCGTTTGATATCAGGAATAAACCCCATATCTAGCATACGATCGGCTTCATCGAGTACCAGCACCTCTACTCTATCTAGATACACCATGCCTTTATTAGCAAGGTCAATTAGACGGCCAGGCGTCGCTACCAAGATATCAACGTATTGACGTTCAAGCTCGTGCTGCTGAGTTTCATAGTTAGTACCGCCCATAATACAGACGCTATGTAGCGAGGTATATTTGGTTAATGCAATACAGTCATCAAATATTTGCTGAGCCAGTTCGCGAGTTGGCGCCATGACCACAGCGCGCGGCTCACCAAGATAGCGCTCTTCGTCGTTGGTAAATGGACGCTTAAGCAAGGCTTCCATAATAGTCAGTAGAAAAGTCGCTGTTTTACCTGTGCCCGTTTGTGCCTGTCCAATAGCATCTTGATGTGCCAATGTATGCGGTAGTATCTTTGCTTGAATGGGCGTCAATTCAGTAAAGCCTAGATCACTTACTGCACGCAGGGTCGCTGTTGAAAGTGGCAAATCAGTAAACGTTGTAAAATTGCTCAAAAAAATATCCTTTTAAATGAATTACTTGTATTTTATTAATTATAAATAGGCTCACAATGAACCTTTATAGTGTCGAGTGTAGTGTTTAAACCGTGAGCAGTAAGAGTAGATTTATCAAGTCTGCAAACTACCATCAGACATATAGGCATAAAAAAAGCCAAGCCCGAATCCAACCCTACCAAATATGCTGCAGTTCACTCAACATAGGTAAGATAAGATGGGCTTGACTCAGTAGTATATCAGTAGTTTGTACAGACATTATAACTAAACCGCTTTAATGTCTGGGTAAATTACTCTTCTATCTTTCTGACTTCTTCAGCTTGCAGACCTTTGTCACCTTCTACTACGCTGAACTCAACTTTTTCGCCATCTTTTAGAGAACGATAGCCATCACCCTGAATCGCGCGGAAATGGACAAAAATATCTTCTCCGCTGTCACGTTGAATGAAACCAAAGCCTTTTGAGTCATTAAACCACTTAACGATACCTTGCTCACGAGCTGACATAATATTACTTCCTAAAAAAGTCCGCTTAGCCCTAGCTTCCTTTGCGACATTGCATATAAACAGGGTCTAAGATTATGAAATCAAAAATTAAGAGTATTACTACTCTACTTACCATCATCTATGTAGTACTTTAATTACCTACATAGTATTTCCATAACAAATTCGCCAAACGCACTTATCGTCATGAAATTTGATGATAGCAACAAACTTGCAATATTTATTGCATAAAAAATATCATAGCACGGGTTTTTAGCAACATAAAGACTTTTAATATGCTTTTTAATATCTAAATAATTTTTTAGACAAATTTTTATAACCTAGCTATCAAGCTGTTATGATAAAGAGCAAAATGCGTTGAAGCTGGTTTAGTCCGGTGACCCGCACCTTAGATTATTCATATATTATAATAAATTATTAATATCGCTCAATAGTTACCGAGACCATTATGACCTCCTTTACTCCATCAAAAACAGCCGAACAATCGACTAACGAAAATTCAAATCAAATATTGACTCATAAATTACTACTAGTAAATGGGGTAAATCTAAATTTACTAGGTAAGAGGGAACCGCACATTTATGGTCATACGACACTTGCTGATATAGAAAAGCAACTAGTTGAGCACGCCGCTCGCCACGGTGTAGAGTTAATATGTATACAGTCCAACCATGAAGGTAAGCTAGTAGACGACATTCAGCATCATGGATTATTGGCGGATAAGTCTGCCCAAGTTGATGCTATTATTATTAATCCAGCTGCATTTACGCATACTTCAGTGGCTTTGCGCGACGCGCTATTGGCCACCCAAAAACCATTTATAGAAGTACATTTATCCAATGTTCATGCCCGTGAGCCTTTCCGCCATCATTCATATCTAAGTGATATTGCAGTCGGAGTTATTTGCGGCTTGGGACAATTGGGTTATCAAATGGCGCTTGATTACTGGTTGAGCAATATGTATGCAGTTGACACAAACAAATGATATGACGGCGCTTACTTTTTTATAAATGATTACTCGCGTCTTCACACATTAGTCAAACAGTAATCTTGCAATTAAAATAATAGAATTACGACTGAGCAAACAACCCATTATACGGTGACATGAATGGCAAAATCGTCCGGAAAACGCTTTATGAAACTCGCTGGCATGACAGCGAGTATTGCTGGCAAAGCCGCCAAAAACTCATTTAAGCATCTCTCAAGTGACGAAGAAAAACGTCTGCAAGCTCGCTCAGACCTGATGCAAGACGTGGGCGTTCAAATTGCCGAGACATTGGGTGAGATGAAAGGCGCGGTAATGAAGGTCGGACAGATTGCTTCACAATATAAGGATGTTTTCCCGCCTGAGGTTGCGTCAGCACTCGAAAAGCTACAGAAAGATGCGCCGCCAATGCCGTATGCGCAGATACAAGCCCAAGTTGAACGTGAATTGAAAGCGCCTATTTTAGAATTATTCAGCGAGTTTGAAGAGACACCTTTTGCCGCAGCATCTATTGGACAAGTGCACAAAGCGACGTTGCCATCGGGTCAAAAAGTAGTGGTCAAAGTCCAGTATCCTGATGTCGATGAAAACTGTGATAGCGATCTCAAACAAGTACGTATGGCATTAAAAATCGCTGGCGTGCTCAATATGAGTAAACAATTACAAGAGCAGCTTTTTAATGAGATTCGCCAGAGCTTGCATGATGAATTGGACTATGTCAAAGAAGCTCATAACTTACGCGTGTTTGGTGCTTTTCATGCAGAAGATGAAGGCCTTATTATTCCCAAAGTGATTAGCAGCCATTCTTCTAGACGGATTTTAACGCTGACCGAAGAGATGGGAGAGACATTGACTGTCGCCGCGACGTGGGACAATGACGTCAAACAAAAAATAGCAGAGCGTCTGTTTCATTTTACCGCAGGGCAGCTGTTTGGGTTGTACCGTATGCACTGCGACCCTCATCCAGGTAACTTTGCGTTCCGTCATGACGGCAGTGTCGTGGCATATGATTTTGGGGGTATCCGCAGTTATAGTGATAGCGAAGTGCAGCTATTTAAACGCTTTGTCAAACATGCGCTAAGAGGTGACGTTACTGCACTTGAGCAAGATTTGATTGCCCTAGATATTCGCCGCGAAGATGACAAAAACATCCCTGGTGATTTTTATGAAAAGTGGCTATCTATCGGACTCAAACCTTTATCCATTAGCCCCTATCAAGAAGGCGAATTTGATTTTGGCAGTAGCCAAGTCCATCACGAGGCCATTGCACAGATGCGTACATCTTTAAAGTACTTTGGTCAGTTTCAACCCTCAGCTACCACTATGATGCTAGACCGTACTGTATCAGGACAGTACTGGAATCTGGTCAATCTAGGCGTCGAGATCGACCTGTCACCACTGGTTGATGAATATATCGATGCGTAGTAGGTATATTGACTGCCACGATTAAATCTATCTTTAGATATGTAGCGCATGTCCACAACGATCGCAAAAGTCTGCCCCTACTGCATGGCCGAATTTACCACAGTTTGGACAAGTCACTGGGTTCAACTGTGGACGCATGTTACGCGCTAACTCTGACGTAAAAATACCTGTTGGTACCGCAATAATCGAATAACCCGTGATCATGACCATGGTTGCAATTGCTTGGCCAAGCGGTGTTTTGGGTGACATGTCACCGTAGCCTACTGTCGTCATGGTGACAACTGCCCAGTAAATAGACAATGGAATACTGGTAAATCCATTTTCCGGCCCTTCTACCACATAAATAATTGAACCAAAGATGGTTACTAACAATACAAGCGATAGGAAGAAAACCGTGATTTTCTGCTGACTGGTTTTTAATGCAGACGCTAAAAACCCAGCCTGCTGCATATAGGCCTTGAGCTTAAGAACGCGGAACACACGTAAAATACGTAATACCCGTATCACGAGTAGATACTGCACGCCCACAAACATGAGGCTCAAATAACTTGGCAATACAGACAGTAAGTCTACTATCCCAAAGAAACTAAAAGCATAGCGTAAGCGGTTGGGTGCTGAAAATAGCCTTAACGCATACTCAATGGTAAACAAAATGGTAAAAAACCACTCTGCATAAAAGAACAACGTGCCATACTGCAAACGCATATATAGCACACTATCAAGCATGACGACGGCCACACTGGCTAAAATTGCAATCAGCAATACAATATCAAAGAGCTTACCCAGACGAGTATCTGTGCCTTCAATAATGATATGCGTACGGTTACGCAAGTGTGTAAGAGCTTCGGCGGTTGGTTGCTTCATAGAATCAGTACTTTATAAAATCAATGGCTTGATAGCACGCAATGACTTAAAATGTGATGGATAAGGGCAAGTTGGTCAAAATAGCTAAAACTGGTTTATAATATCGCTCACCTATCACAGTGAATACAATCTATAAGTTGCCACAGTGTAGCAAAAAAGCACTCTCAACAACATACAAATCGTTAACGTGCCAGTAGCGCTACTACCTCAAATAGACAAAGTAATGATAGTATAAAATCAGGCAATCAGATACCGAAGGTTGTTGTTAATCACTTTTTTTACCCATAAAAATAGTACGTAGAACTTAAGGATGTTATATGGCAGGCCATTCAAAATGGGCAAATATTAAACACCGTAAAGCCCGTCAGGATGCAGTAAGGGGTAAGATATTTACCAAGATTATTCGCGAAATCGTTTCAGCTGCCAAACAAGGCGATCCCGATCCTGACAAAAACCCACGCTTACGTGCCGTTATCGAAAAAGCCCTATCCGTCAATATGACGCGCGACACAATTAATCGTGCTGTCGACCGTGGTACAGGTGGCGGCGATAATGAAAACATGGAAGAAGTCAGTTATGAGGGTTATGGTGTTGGTGGTGTGGCTGTATTGGTCGAAACCATGACGGATAATCTTAACCGTACGGTCAGTGAAGTACGTCATGCTTTTACCAAAAATGATGGTAATCTTGGCACATCAGGTTCAGTGGCGTATCTATTCACTAAACGTGGCGAAATCACTTTTAACGATGTTAGTTTAGAAGATGAGGTCATGCTCGTTGCACTAGATGCGGGCGCCGTTGATATCGAAAATGATGGTGAAAGCTTGCTCGTTATCACTGAATGGGAAAGTTTCGGTCAAGTTCAAGATGCCCTTAATGCGGCCGGTCTGATTTCTGACAACGCCGAGGTCACTATGTCACCATCTACCACGGCTGAGATCGACAATGTCGATGATGCTGAAAAGATCATGAAGATGATTGATATGCTAGAAGATGCTGATGATGTACAAGAAGTTTATACTAACGTGAACTTCTCTGCTGAGGTCATGGCTCAGCTTGAAGCATAAACTTATTAATTGTTCAGTAAAAAGGGCCAGATGCTAAAAGTATTTGGCCCTTTTTTATTAAGATAGATTTAGTTTTACGTCCAACTTCCTTCTAATGCTAGTAAATACTCTTTTTTATCTAGCCCGCCTGTATAGCCACCGAGCTTACCGTCGCTTGCAATCACTCGATGACAAGGCACGATAATGCTAAAAGGATTTTTTCCATTGGCCTGCGCAACCGCACGGAATCCCTTTGGACTGTTGACACGCTGCGCGAGTGTGGCATAGCTGATGGTTTCGCCATACTCAATACCTTGTAGTGCCTGCCATACTCTTTGCTGGAACTCAGTACCCATAGAGAAGTCTAAAGGCAAATCCAATGTCTTACGTTTACCATCAGCATAGTCTTTAAGTTGAAAAATCGTTTCTATTAATAACGCTTGAGCAGGTTCATTCATGCTTAGGCTATTTTTATCTATAAAGGTAAAGTCTTCATCTGTCAGACCATAGTACTTTTTAAGTTTAGGTACAGATTTTGAGCTATGCCATGAGTTACCTGCCAGCAGCCAGTTGGCTTCAACGAGCATAGGCTGACCATGTTCATTGATACGAGCAATCAGTGTTAATAGATGTGACCCAAAGGATGCTGTGGTAACTATCATAGCGTCTACTTCCCTATTCTTTTAAAAATGATTTACCAGATAAAACTGGCTATCTTATTCTTTATCGTCGGTCTCGAACAAAGCGGCGACAAATTGCTTCGGACTAAAAGAACGCAAGTCGTCAATCGACTCACCCACACCGATATAGCGGATAGGCACATCTGTCGTTTCGGCAATATTAAATACCACGCCACCTTTAGCAGTACCATCTAACTTAGTAATGGTGATGCCTGTCAGCGGCACAACTTTATTAAACAGTTCAACTTGGTTGATAGCATTTTGACCCGTGCCAGCATCCAGTACAATCATACCTTCATGCGGGGCACTTGGATCCGCTTTACGCATGACACGTACGACCTTCTCTAACTCTGCCATCAAATGTGTCTTGTTTTGCAGACGTCCCGCAGTATCAGCGATGAGCACATCGATATTTTTTGCTTTGGCTGATTGCATCGCATCAAAAATGACAGAAGCGCTGTCAGAACCATGACCTTGCGCCACTACTGGAATATGATTGCGCTCACCCCAAATCTGTAGCTGCTCAGTAGCTGCCGCACGGAATGTATCACCCGCTGCCAGCATGACTGACTTACCCTCACCTTGTAGACGCTTGGCAAGCTTACCAATCGTTGTGGTTTTCCCTACGCCATTGACACCTACTACCAATATAACAAACGGCTTTTTGCTAGTATCAATCACCAATGGCTCAACTTTTGGCGTTAGGATATCAACCAGTTCACTTTGCAATGCTTTATATAAAGAATGAGCATAGATCAAGTCACCACGATCTGTCTGCTCGGTGAGGCTCTTGATGATACGGTTCGTCGCGTTGACGCCAATATCGGCTACCAATAGCTGATCTTCGACTTCTTCTAATAGCTCGTCATCAATCTCTTTACCACCGATTAAGATACTGACCATGCCTTCAGCTAAGTTTTTGCGTGACTTACTGAGGCCCGTTTTCATACGGTTAAACCAGCTGCCCTTTTTCTTATTTTCTTTTGTCTCTTGTGACTCTGTAGCAGGCTCTTTAATAGTAGCTACCTGTGCGTCACTGTCAGCCACTGGGTTTACACTTGGCGTATCACCCAATTGCTCCTGCAATGGCATAGCAGGAATAGTCGACGCAGTATTAGTTTGACTTGTAGCGGCTGTCTCTGTAGCGCTTGAAAAGCTTTCAGAATTACCTTTAGGGACGTTATGCTCTTCTGTCATAACAATTGGCGTCGCCAAAGCAATATTATCCGCAGCATCATTACTAGAGACGTCTTGGTTTACCGTACTATCCTTTTGTGAAGCAATACTCTCTGTTTCATCAATAATGGGCACAGATTGCACCGGTAGACTGGGTAAGGTAATATCATCGTCATCTAAGTCATCAAGACCCGCATCAAGGTTAATGACTACGCGGTTGCTGTTGTTTGGGTTGTTCATAAGTTTGCCCTAAAAGTTATCACGATCAATTATTTGTTTATTGTTAATGGATTTATAGGTTGTCATCTGGCTACGAGCGACATGACGCTTAATTTTGACCTATTTTAACATAATTCAAGTCATGCTCAGCCCTTACCCTATTAGACTATTGTCAAAATTTATCTGTTTAAAAAATCACTCAATGATTTGAGAAAGTTTTGCTTAAGGTTTGGACACAAAATTCTGACCTGTTACTTGTCAGACTTCGCCTACTCTACCAAGACTTATTCGATAAATACTTATTAGGAATCCGTTATGTCATTATTCTCTAAGCACTATAAGAAAATTAGCATCAGTGTGGCGGTTTTATTAACGACGACTATATTGGTGACCGGTTGCACCACGACGCAAGAGTTTAGACCGACTGCTAGCGTTATGGTTGGTGCTCAGACCTCTTTGTAATGCCATTTATTACTATGATTAGCATTTAATTCTTCAGTTATTATTTTATATAAGTAGACCATACCATGTCATTGTCTTTACCTCTAGCAGCTGCGCCATTACGCATTGCTTGTGCCTTAGCAGTAGCAGCGTCACTTACTGCGTGTCAAACCAACACGGTGCCTACTAATTCTGCAACTGCGACAAGCTCAACCGTAACCGATAGCTTGGCTCAAAACATATCAGATGAAAATAAAACGAGTAAAGACACACAGTCGTCTGAGTTGACAATGGACATGTCAGGTCGACATGAATATCAGTTAAAAAATGGTCTAAAAGTCGTCATAAAAGAAGACCACCGTGCCCCTGTCGCTATGACACAAATCTGGTACCGAGTGGGCTCGGCAGATGAGCCTCTTGATAAAGGCGGTATCTCTCATTTACTCGAGCACATGATGTTTAAAGGCACGACCAATGTCTCTAGTGATGATTATGAGCGACTAATTGCTAAGTTTGGCGGCGTCAACAATGCCTTTACCAGCTATGACTATACCGGATACTACGAGCTATTCCCTGCCAATCGTATGCCGTTAGCGCTAGAGCTTGAAGCAGATCGCATGAAAAACCTTATATTCGATGACAAAGAATTTGCCAAAGAGCATCAAGTGGTCATGGAAGAGCGTCGCCAACGTACTGACGACAATCCGCTTGCCAAAGCGTATGAGTCATTTCGTCTGCTAGCTTTGCCTGACAGCCCAAAAGGCGAATCTGTCATTGGGCCTATGAACGAGCTAGAATCGATTAAACTTTCAGATTTAAAAGACTGGTATAAGACATGGTATGCACCAAATAATACAACGTTAGTCATCGTCGGTGACGTGCAACCACAAGAAGTACTTACTCAAGTCAAACGTTACTTTGGTGATTTAGAAAAAAGCAACCTACCCAAACGTACCTCTGTAACTCAAAAAGGCTTCCGTGGTTATCAAAAGGTAGACTCTGAGCAAGCCGTACAAGTGCCCGTTCTACTGATGGGTTACAACGTGCCAAGCCTTGCCACGACAGGCTCAAACAATGAAAAACAAGCTTACGCCCTGTCACTTGCGCAAGATGTGCTCGATGGCGGCTTATCTGCACGCTTAGAGAGTCGACTGATACGTGAGCAAGGTCTTCTAACCACAGTTGGTACTTCTTACGACTTGTTAGATCGCGGCGATGGGCTGTTTTTAATACAAGCAACACCTCGTGAAGGCGTCAGCTTAGAGCAAGCACAACAAGCCATAACTTCAGAAATAGAAAAGCTAAAAACCGATCCTATTGCCAATGACGAGATTAGTCGCGCCAAGACCAATACGGTTACTGGTTTGATTTATGCGCAAGACAGCATGGAAGGACAAGCACGTATGATAGGCTCGTTACAATCTATCGGTCTAGATGATAGATTACTTTCTAAGTTACCAGCTAAGCTCGATGGTATCAGTGTGGCTGATATTCAGGCTGCCAGTAAAAAATATTTGGTCAAGGACAACTTAACGGTGATGCATGTCGTGCCACCTAAAGACAATAAAACCCCAGCGAAATAGTCGCTATCTATTATCAAACATCTCATAAAAATGGCCATAACACCGTATTCTTAATAAGAAGAAACTCATGATTCAGAATAAATACGACTCTAAAGCAAAACAAGAATCTTTTAAGGATGCTTCATCTTCTATAAGAAGCACCATCGCATCTAAAAAGCGATCCTACCTCAGTGCTAGCGTAATTTTTGCTTTTAGCGTCTTGGCTACTACTACGCAGGCTAATACAACGACTGCTGAAGATTACCGCTCACCTGCTGCAGTCGATGCAAGTGCGCCAATTGCTGCCTTATCTAAGCTAACCAGCTTAGACGATGACAAACCTTTAAAAGTCACCGTACCGACCATTCAACAGTTTAAGACCAAGTCTGGCGTACCTGTTATGTTTGTACAAACGACCACCTTGCCAATCGTCGATGTTGATTTGCGTTTTAATGCTGGTAGCGCGCGTGATGGTAGTATCAAAAAGGATGGTTTTGGTATTGCGAATATGACAGCGACGATGCTCGAACAGGGCTCAAAAAGCCTAGATGAAAACGCATTTACACGTGCAGTGGAAACGTTGGGCATCAATCTAAGCAGTAGCGCCTATAAGGATATGTTCATCGTTTCACTACGTAGCTTATCCGATGACAAGCATCTCCTGCCAGCCATTGATTTAATGACACAGATGGTGAGTGAGCCTACGTTTGACGAGCAAGTTCTAGCACGCAATAAAGCAAGACTGTTGGTAGGCCTGCAGCAACAAAAACAAGATCCTAATAGCTTAGCAAGTATCGCTTTCAATGATGCTTTGTACGGTACTCACCCTTACGCGCATCCATCAGTCGGCACACTAGAAAGCGTTCCTACGATTGAGAAACAGCAACTGATAGACTTTAAAAATAAATATCTAGTGGCAGCAAATGCATCTGTTGCTATGACAGGCAACCTAACATTAGACCAAGCCAAAAAACTGGCAGAAGACATCACTGCTAAATTGCCTACTGGCCAAGCTGCCACTGATTTACCTGAGCCGAAACCACTTACTCAAGCGCAGCATGTTCATATTCCATTCCCAAGCACTCAAACCACTGTCCTTATGGGACAATTGGGTAGCAAACGAGCTACCGACCCAATAGCACAGCAGCAGCAGACCAACTTTGCTGTTGGAAACGAAGTCATGGCAGGCAGTGATTTTAATGCACGGCTAATGACGGAGGTGAGACAAAACCTTGGCTATACTTATGGAATCTCAGGATCGATGAATCCAATGCTCTCTCGAGGCCCCTACCAAATTGGTTTTTCGACACGTAATGACAGGGCGCGTGCAGCTATTGATGCAAGCTTAGCGGTTATTAACGAGACACTGGACAAAGGTATCACCAATGAGGAGATGCGCTTAACTACAGATAATTTGAAAAATAGCTTTCCAATGGGATTTGCGAGCAATGCAGGTATTAATGGCTTACTCGGAATGATGAACTTTTACCAATTACCGAATAATTACTTAGCTGACTATACCAATCGCATTGATCAAGTCACACTTTCAGAGGTCAATCAAACCATGCGAGATACGCTAAAGCCTGATAACTTTTTAATAGTTACGGTTGGGCAAGAAGATCCGTGGAAAGAAAAGCAAGCGGTAAAGAAAACCAGTAAGAAATAAATCGCTAAGAAGTAGTTTAGAAAAAATAAGGCTCATTAATTTTGTGGACGTATTATAAGTGGTAAAGAATACTGCTTATAATATGTCCATTTAAATATTTAGATTACTATGATTTCTAAATAAGAAGCAGAACATTCTTAATACTTAGTATTAGGAATGCTTGGCGTCAGAAATTTTTAGTGCAACATCATAGACAAAATGCTCAGGCTTATGGGTGGCCCCGTTATAGCTCAGACGGATAACGTGCTTATCATAAGACGTCACTTTATAATTACCATTGGCAAAGTTGTGTAGCGTTGGCACAATTAATAGCGCTTCTATTTGACGGTTATCTACTTTAACATTGAGGCGCTGACCCTCTCGCGGATATAAAAAATAATCACAGTAGTCATTTACCATGACCTCTGATATACGTTCAATAACCTGATTACCCGTTTCTTCTTGAATTAATTTTGGACAGACATCAGAGCGCTTAGATGCCAAACGAGCATAAGAGTTCTTGATACTATCTTCTATCTCTTTAGAGCTTTGTACATGTCTATCAGACTTATCCGTCACTATCATATTATTTTCAGAGGACATCTCTGTACTACACGCACTAATCAATAATACCGACATAAGTGCAGAAGTAAACAAAACGCCATACTTATAGTTCGAGTGCAAAAAACTTTGCTTCTCGTTATTTAATTTATGATAGCTTTTCATTGTCGAGCGCTGATTTTTCATAGTTTTCGCTTAAAGTAAATTTGGTGGTTTTCTTTATGAGCCATGAAAATATAAAGGCGATTGATAACACATATTATTAAAGCATAGTCTTTAAAGACTAAACAAATTTTTAATGAACTCATGCGTCTATCCTATGAATCCTACCAAATAATTACAAAATTATTATTTTTAGTAAACACCGGAATAGTATATATAAAAATGAATATATATAGCGTTATCTCGGCTAACTTTATATTCATTTGAACTTTCGATTCTTGATAAATCAATTAATAGCGGCAAGAAGAGGAACTACTAGCGTGATTGAATCCCCATTTGCGATAACCATCAGTATCTAAATGAATAGCCCCTGTCGCATATAATCCTAAGCCAAAGTTATAAGGCTGTCCTTGATACTGCCAAAACTGACATAAGCCATCATGCATGGTACTCAAGCGCCATAAATTGTCTTCGTACTCAGGTACCCAGATATCGATAGCACTTGCATTCATATGCTTACTACCATCTGCCCCGCCTGCACAATCATTCAAACCCGGGTTACGATATACCGAACGTATCTCACTGCTGAGTGGTAAAATACCTTGGTTTTTCAACTCACTATAAAGGCGCAATGTTGGTACAATGTTAGACCATAGCTCTTGAGGTGGCAATTGATACGGCTCATACCCGCATTTACTCCAGCTACGGGCAGTCGTCAGCAGTTGAGACAATGGCGGTACATTCTGTGACCCGACTCGTGCGCTGAGATAGCGTTCGTACTCTGCTACTTGTCTGGCACGATAACTATTGCTATTTGACCATGCTTTAAAGT includes the following:
- a CDS encoding sulfite exporter TauE/SafE family protein gives rise to the protein MTIALLVAALLMGFFGSPHCLGMCGGLVTAFGLSMKDVSPAKRRALVATYHLGRLTSYALLGLIAGLIGITVLKPLMMGNSTPRILLGLVLVFVGVTMLGAPFLTKLERFGMRFWQYLSPLRQKVFPLNTFPRALTAGLLWGFLPCGLVYGALLIAVVAHNPLSGAALMFVFGLGTIPMLVATHETVGWLRDKIGRFRLRQLNGAVMVISGLAVAVVPMVMANMHGSHGEMNHGSHTAMMSDMGSHDMSQMNHDMDMAADMDHNMQNMDNHMDHSMHDTSDESMDMNHHEHTEMMEHAQ
- a CDS encoding DEAD/DEAH box helicase, coding for MSNFTTFTDLPLSTATLRAVSDLGFTELTPIQAKILPHTLAHQDAIGQAQTGTGKTATFLLTIMEALLKRPFTNDEERYLGEPRAVVMAPTRELAQQIFDDCIALTKYTSLHSVCIMGGTNYETQQHELERQYVDILVATPGRLIDLANKGMVYLDRVEVLVLDEADRMLDMGFIPDIKRLVGRMPANTDRQSLLFSATFNQDVMNLAYRWLHEPQFVEIEPEHKTSELVDQHFYLLTEDQKLDALQRIISDEAVEKVIVFANRKDQVKRLYHKLRQAHNIVMLSGDVIQQKREKYLQRFKDGHASILVATDVAGRGIHVDDISHVVNFTLPDQPDDYVHRIGRTGRAGQTGISISFVSEDDAFNIPALEKHLETKFTLEQWQE
- a CDS encoding cold-shock protein; protein product: MSAREQGIVKWFNDSKGFGFIQRDSGEDIFVHFRAIQGDGYRSLKDGEKVEFSVVEGDKGLQAEEVRKIEE
- the aroQ gene encoding type II 3-dehydroquinate dehydratase, translated to MTSFTPSKTAEQSTNENSNQILTHKLLLVNGVNLNLLGKREPHIYGHTTLADIEKQLVEHAARHGVELICIQSNHEGKLVDDIQHHGLLADKSAQVDAIIINPAAFTHTSVALRDALLATQKPFIEVHLSNVHAREPFRHHSYLSDIAVGVICGLGQLGYQMALDYWLSNMYAVDTNK
- a CDS encoding ABC1 kinase family protein gives rise to the protein MAKSSGKRFMKLAGMTASIAGKAAKNSFKHLSSDEEKRLQARSDLMQDVGVQIAETLGEMKGAVMKVGQIASQYKDVFPPEVASALEKLQKDAPPMPYAQIQAQVERELKAPILELFSEFEETPFAAASIGQVHKATLPSGQKVVVKVQYPDVDENCDSDLKQVRMALKIAGVLNMSKQLQEQLFNEIRQSLHDELDYVKEAHNLRVFGAFHAEDEGLIIPKVISSHSSRRILTLTEEMGETLTVAATWDNDVKQKIAERLFHFTAGQLFGLYRMHCDPHPGNFAFRHDGSVVAYDFGGIRSYSDSEVQLFKRFVKHALRGDVTALEQDLIALDIRREDDKNIPGDFYEKWLSIGLKPLSISPYQEGEFDFGSSQVHHEAIAQMRTSLKYFGQFQPSATTMMLDRTVSGQYWNLVNLGVEIDLSPLVDEYIDA
- a CDS encoding ion transporter, with product MKQPTAEALTHLRNRTHIIIEGTDTRLGKLFDIVLLIAILASVAVVMLDSVLYMRLQYGTLFFYAEWFFTILFTIEYALRLFSAPNRLRYAFSFFGIVDLLSVLPSYLSLMFVGVQYLLVIRVLRILRVFRVLKLKAYMQQAGFLASALKTSQQKITVFFLSLVLLVTIFGSIIYVVEGPENGFTSIPLSIYWAVVTMTTVGYGDMSPKTPLGQAIATMVMITGYSIIAVPTGIFTSELARNMRPQLNPVTCPNCGKFGHAVGADFCDRCGHALHI
- a CDS encoding YebC/PmpR family DNA-binding transcriptional regulator gives rise to the protein MAGHSKWANIKHRKARQDAVRGKIFTKIIREIVSAAKQGDPDPDKNPRLRAVIEKALSVNMTRDTINRAVDRGTGGGDNENMEEVSYEGYGVGGVAVLVETMTDNLNRTVSEVRHAFTKNDGNLGTSGSVAYLFTKRGEITFNDVSLEDEVMLVALDAGAVDIENDGESLLVITEWESFGQVQDALNAAGLISDNAEVTMSPSTTAEIDNVDDAEKIMKMIDMLEDADDVQEVYTNVNFSAEVMAQLEA